CGACAGCTTCGATCCCATGGCGGGGGCCAGCTCCCAGCAGGCTCCGGTACGCGCCGAACAGCGCACCGTCCAGGTGGAGGGGGCGCTCAAGCACACCAGCTACCTGAACCGGACCTTCACTTTCGAGAACTTCGTGGAAGGCAAGTCCAACCAGCTGGCCCGCGCCGCGGCCTGGCAGGTGGCCGACAACCCCAAGCACGGCTACAACCCGCTCTTCCTTTATGGCGGCGTTGGCCTGGGTAAGACCCACTTGATGCATGCTGTGGGTAACCATCTATTAAAGAAGAACCCGAATGCCAAGGTCGTGTACCTGCATTCCGAGCGCTTCGTGGCGGACATGGTCAAGGCGTTGCAGCTCAACGCGATCAACGAGTTCAAACGCTTCTACCGCTCGGTGGACGCATTGCTGATCGACGATATCCAGTTCTTCGCCCGCAAGGAGCGTTCCCAGGAAGAGTTTTTCCACACCTTCAACGCCCTGCTCGAAGGCGGCCAACAGGTGATTCTCACCAGTGACCGTTATCCGAAAGAGATCGAAGGCCTGGAAGAGCGCCTGAAGTCACGCTTCGGCTGGGGCCTGACCGTGGCGGTAGAGCCTCCGGAACTGGAAACCCGGGTGGCGATCCTGATGAAGAAAGCCGACCAGGCCAAGGTCGAGCTGCCCCACGATGCAGCGTTCTTCATTGCCCAGCGGATCCGCTCCAACGTGCGCGAGCTGGAAGGTGCGCTCAAGCGCGTCATCGCTCACTCGCACTTCATGGGGCGCGATATCACCATCGAGCTGATTCGCGAATCGCTGAAGGACCTTCTGGCCCTGCAGGACAAGCTGGTCTCTGTGGATAACATTCAGCGCACCGTCGCCGAGTACTACAAGATCAAGATCTCCGACCTGCTGTCCAAGCGTCGCTCGCGTTCTGTCGCGCGGCCTCGACAAGTGGCCATGGCCTTGTCCAAGGAGCTGACCAACCACAGCCTGCCGGAAATCGGCGATGTGTTCGGCGGCCGCGACCACACCACGGTCTTGCACGCATGCCGCAAGATCAATGAACTTAAGGAATCCGACGCGGACATCCGCGAGGACTACAAGAACCTGCTGCGTACTCTGACCACTTGATGACTCCAGCGCAGCTTATTAAGGCAAGGGACTAGACCATGCATTTCACCATTCAACGCGAAGCCCTGTTGAAACCCCTGCAACTGGTCGCC
This portion of the Pseudomonas sp. MRSN 12121 genome encodes:
- the dnaA gene encoding chromosomal replication initiator protein DnaA, which gives rise to MSVELWQQCVELLRDELPAQQFNTWIRPLQVEAEGDELRVYAPNRFVLDWVNEKYLGRVLELLDEHGNGSTPALSLLIGSKRSSAPRAAPNAPLAAAAAASQAQQAAVAPVVAPTPTAPAKPSTQKVAEEVSEEPSRDSFDPMAGASSQQAPVRAEQRTVQVEGALKHTSYLNRTFTFENFVEGKSNQLARAAAWQVADNPKHGYNPLFLYGGVGLGKTHLMHAVGNHLLKKNPNAKVVYLHSERFVADMVKALQLNAINEFKRFYRSVDALLIDDIQFFARKERSQEEFFHTFNALLEGGQQVILTSDRYPKEIEGLEERLKSRFGWGLTVAVEPPELETRVAILMKKADQAKVELPHDAAFFIAQRIRSNVRELEGALKRVIAHSHFMGRDITIELIRESLKDLLALQDKLVSVDNIQRTVAEYYKIKISDLLSKRRSRSVARPRQVAMALSKELTNHSLPEIGDVFGGRDHTTVLHACRKINELKESDADIREDYKNLLRTLTT